A single window of Neospora caninum Liverpool complete genome, chromosome XII DNA harbors:
- a CDS encoding TBC1 domain family, member 10C, related, whose amino-acid sequence MAAEGHRDSCFPLDACGQCQWQSVGSPRSDVSGHAAPDSLAASSKAKWSRRHHHCGEKPDHCSRDDDDESGEQLDMLSYLFPTLRPQAFFPPDLHSLCGYAHGPFERKKAQKTGGAVPMSQLRQVEQWRFLCVDGEEIQEKKKHVLKQKVRAGVPDYLRGVVWQLLAGVQKMKQEAGYEPDMYFKLVTSKIWNEDSPTNLGPIIARDINRTFPKHVLFRDMHQKGQQALFNVLKAYAIFNPDVGYCQGMGFLSGILLMYMNEEDAFYMLVCLLHKYNMQGLFTPGLPTLEKYFFQFQRLFQKHMPRLSVHFRNEGVESSMYLSSWMMTLFSYNFSFDCVVKIWDVFLKDGEKMLFRTALAILKIKQEDLFAASFEAILEALKSTPSQLDAEVLLETALNMKVHNSMLRELEEEYFEQKQNQALNQSGHLADLDD is encoded by the exons ATGGCAGCcgagggacacagagacagctgcTTCCCGCTGGATGCGTGTGGCCAATGCCAGTGGCAATCAGTCGGTTCACCCCGTTCGGATGTCTCAGGACACGCAGCCCCCGACTCTCTGGCCGCATCCAGCAAAGCAAAATGGAGTCGACGGCATCATCACTGTGGAGAAAAACCCGACCACTGTTCCAGAGATGACGACGATGAGTCGGGTGAACAACTGGACATGCTTTCCTACCTGTTTCCAACGCTACGCCCACAAGCGTTCTTTCCTCCGGATCTGCACTCGCTATGTGGTTACGCGCATGGCCCGTTtgaacggaagaaagcgcaAAAGACTGGAGGAGCTGTCCCA ATGAGTCAGCTGCGCCAAGTGGAGCAGTGGCGGTTCTTGTGTGTCGACGGGGAAGAAATtcaggagaagaaaaaacacgtACTGAAGCAGAAAGTCAGGGCAGGCGTACCTGACTATCTGCGAGGCGTCGTGTGGCAACTGCTCGCAGGAGTGCAGAAGATGAAACAAGAAG CGGGTTACGAGCCAGATATGTACTTCAAGCTGGTGACCTCCAAAATCTGGAATGAGGACAGCCCGACAAATCTGGGCCCCATAATTGCGAGGGATATAAACAGGACGTTTCCCAAGCATGTTCTGTTCAGGGACATGCACCAGAAGGGACAACAA GCACTGTTCAATGTGTTGAAGGCTTATGCCATCTTCAACCCTGACGTAG GTTACTGCCAGGGAATGGGATTCTTGAGCGGCATCCTTCTGATGTATATGAATGAGGAGGACGCTTTCTACATGCTCGTATGCTTACTTCACAAGTACAACATGCAAGGCTTATTTACACCTGGCCTACCGACACTTGAAAAGTACTTCTTTCAGTTTCAAAGGCTGTTTCAAAAACACATGCCCCG ACTCAGCGTTCACTTCCGCAATGAAGGAGTCGAGTCAAGCATGTATCTCAGCAGCTGGATGATGACTCTTTTCTCGTATAATTTTTCCTTCGATTGCGTCGTCAAAATTTGGGACGTTTTCCTcaaagatggagagaaaatgCTATTTCGCACGGCTTTGGCAATTCTGAAAATCAAGCAG GAGGATCTGTTCGCCGCTTCTTTCGAAGCAATTCTGGAAGCACTTAAGTCGACACCGAGTCAACTCGACGCGGAGGTGTTACTAGAGACTGCCTTGAACATGAAAGTCCATAATTCCATGTTGAGGGAGCTTGAGGAAGAATATTTCGAGCAAAAGCAGAATCAGGCGCTCAACCAATCCGGGCATCTGGCTGATCTGGATGACTGA
- a CDS encoding 30S ribosomal protein S9, related: protein MALERCCRGIQCSLGLRWAVVCLACLLCGPAVGTAFIIPQRSLQSFQSNSRVLPSVGRWWYVGDTAVKQCNGWFQQPGRSRRSFPGVVDHGTTWPAVIEGCPSFGDGVLHGIANPSDWMESEPTELGLDATPSSVSPELPEPGPQRSSFSWGTRKRSYARVQLPPGSGKLTINNRDAVDYLQDNPWWIHNCIAPLMELQLENEFDVIAEAHGGGLGGQSGAIMLAVAREIVRQRPELRPPLRRAGFLTVDARKVERKKFGLRKARKKEQYSKR, encoded by the exons ATGGCCCTCGAACGTTGCTGCCGAGGGATTCAGTGCAGCCTCGGTCTACGTTGGGCTGTTGTGTGTCTTGCGTGTTTACTGTGCGGGCCTGCAGTCGGGACTGCCTTCATAATTCCTCAACGCAGCCTACAGAGCTTTCAAAGTAATTCCCGTGTTCTCCCCTCTGTTGGAAGGTGGTGGTATGTTGGAGATACAGCTGTGAAACAATGTAACGGTTGGTTTCAGCAGCCAGGACGGTCTCGTCGGTCATTCCCTGGGGTTGTTGATCATGGGACGACCTGGCCAGCTGTCATAGAAGGATGTCCTTCTTTCGGAGATGGAGTTTTGCATGGAATAGCAAATCCTAGTGACTGGATGGAGAGTGAACCCACAGAGCTAGGGCTGGATGCGACACCCTCCAGTGTTTCACCTGAGCTACCGGAGCCTGGACCGCAGCGGAGCAGCTTCTCATGGGGAACTCGGAAAAG GTCCTATGCGCGGGTTCAACTTCCCCCTGGGTCAGGAAAGCTAACGATCAACAACAGAGACGCAGTCGACTATCTTCAGGACAATCCATGGTGGATCCATAATTGCATTGCTCCACTGATGGAACTGCAACTGGAAAATGAGTTCGATGTCATTGCAGAG GCACACGGTGGAGGCCTCGGTGGGCAGTCCGGGGCAATCATGCTTGCTGTCGCTAGGGAGATTGTGAGACAGCGACCAGAACTGCGACCCCCACTTAGGCGAGCAGGTTTCCTGACCGTTGACGCAAGGAAggtcgagaggaagaaattTGGACTCAGAAAagccagaaagaaggaacagtACAGCAAACGGTAG
- a CDS encoding putative mismatch repair protein: MEVNARFPMALFRRQDRYRQGRACAITGASLSPAALCSIGKARLHVSTNLPQQVAKRGNNCSARATRKRGSSDLFSPPALAAGKLPAYHSRLSFLASSRGLPFCVHPDPCSASPTVQFPLQGKLKFLAKTPPHFSSNAIRLPQQFVHTHERPGVQTRDNLLAPMPSRRPAEGNGSASRSYAESGRSPSVGDFFEAYGLDAVLLVEYCGLNPMGGKAKAGCPKQNLQQTLDCLTSEGFSVSVFEEFASPVAATPIAPGGNRKLRLLTQIVSPSSPLYLPAHMPLYEGEIGAHTQDSQPVFSLYYSPSAGYACGEIDVPQRTLRVEGGLTAEGVEMRIASATGGVPRAELYVHQMSALGARDGTTRLARRLFPSLQKIYLRSSVNTLILAHVVQVRSFCGLLRLAVCGIQDYSSPSAFHRAVLRHLTASLQVPHSEFTIRSHLDYFSPAAAIPEPAASPSDLGVISPSDVPSSQPASPSTRHSTGFPQCKESAPAAGPPRAVFGAPTDTHQDAARQATAAALESFPDTNQSASLAKAHRHRPHPLYVSTASQLGLLKPSGRQGNTVASTSSFLVPPLHLAALPPGAPVTATRRLSSTFMKHFSDSTSTAAREAANVSGESGDRRDSPPRKSAMQSVASDRDLPGAPRPPRPAHSSVEAGASVFGSEANPAYGDEFPREGPELGQARRAERPAAHAACDGGDAPVLLVPSVRVMDAGKLVQVISSRSANSRFFLEVLTLLAPTRYCLRRYPPSLLKPLLTVLQHETQQQVSQERFLEGVEKAIALIEQVILLEEEEQEAAAEGAALAAIAAAEHMSRLAAATELHDFQSLQSGDPSAFALSNEDLQRAADATATAAAAARAVEEAAAAREAAAEAAARALATVAGGHATSSSTRGLLPILDDYFRRMERFRGHIQPFCVPYAHAVVAAAVDDLLVAIFEDFAGVASMPPLPAVCALEDFLPGREQASAGQKTLLTARDVIDLFTATERRQSPKASAPAPSSRVAQLLEKQGKDSLHIPPATLFSSIAALLRQRLAVPAAPRAPTGSGPPGRQIGDAAWPRVLAALQKRLWGDTLNESVYLKKGKPPLEPLKAAGRNGRERRAANGSRFGAQTEISDAVDDPDGSVATDSHAATGFWNDGFEDTARFQHAAALPPEVPSPHAEMTRISPGPESEGEGGNAGREATAEHLQPGKGRSAVDAHWSKTPEHPRDRHGHQIASAWTTPRVAACSRAYTAAKNFAAAAVEKRLRELSQELQPLLPDILLAAHLIIIVQSLSQHSTFAAMRGWQLPRLLNPNSPAELKVDTLTPYYMPRPDMQTLRRQRALQKEQAEALHAQAEALHAQAEALHAHEQTASEAGDSTQERGHRAGGKMFANVPTFPASRGGLPVQVSGETELVAEPSERDDSVREKKPASKDREAVSYSFDMQGLFVLTGENMAGKSTFCRSVLALVVLANAGTTVPRYGAFLASSYMAHDSPLENKSFFFEELSQLHNILSQARSYDGTMPPEKPAPVPTFSRAAFSAGSDPGASLRLAAHDAAPATTPFVIVDEPCKGTAPKWGAGFVGAALELLCRGSTHGVLSTHLHHELSRLPLDLHPNVRFKRMGVRRRQLASSLALPGSAAGMRVLPERPGAHLGELPRPFHALLGSSETSSQSGEPHCDDRVYTYELLDGICRDSNAMQTAWKVGMPPGIISRANELQAHLDVADPTRDRCAIGDSGASAFRENTAVSRSVIKSDASAGKRSPGNAAEKRFPEVHEIANPAALSGVPAAPSAASGHQAASTQEKQATAADTSESPETRARRENAPEHTGAPDGESTACGVALDEAHGILASSERSASVVKAFASSAMALQALLQRLRAALVETTQELTSKHGCGDCGRQEAQSTDPTFRAGARAAERSGASTATRPPPPVLLLPALSARLAAPPPWQDCSACVYVLVAPCSVSRSAQRRAVLANGALAAVPGSPSGGDSGPSGALVDTAAAFCANVYVGETERLETRLRTHSRSTLWAHARVLAVRVRSKAEAREIETALIRRLKEEKGVVLLSLKDGNRRASGLGLGEETAAAYFQEGKEHSDA, from the exons ATGGAGGTCAACGCTCGATTCCCGATGGCGCTGTTCCGGCGGCAGGACCGTTACCGGCAGGGTCGGGCGTGTGCAATCACGGGTGCGTCCTTGTCGCCGGCAGCCTTGTGTTCCATTGGCAAGGCGCGCCTTCACGTTTCCACGAATCTTCCTCAGCAGGTcgcgaagcgaggaaacaaCTGCAGCGCGCGTGCCACGCGGAAGCGTGGATCGAGTGACTTGTTTTCTCCGCCTGCCCTGGCGGCAGGCAAATTGCCTGCGTACCATTCAAGGTTGAGCTTTCTGGCCTCTTCTCGAGGCCTTCCTTTTTGTGTCCATCCAGACCCGTGCTCCGCAAGTCCGACGGTGCAGTTCCCACTGCAAGGGAAACTCAAATTTCTTGCAAAGACGCCGCCGCATTTTTCTTCTAACGCAATCCGCCTGCCTCAACAATTCGTGCACACGCATGAGCGGCCGGGAGTGCAGACACGAGACAACCTGTTAGCGCCAATGCCCAGTCGAAGGCCAGCAGAAGGCAACGGCTCTGCGTCGCGTTCCTACGCAGAGAGTGGCCGGTCTCCCTCT GTCGGCGACTTTTTCGAGGCGTATGGCCTGGATGCTGTATTGCTTGTGGAGTACTGCGGGCTGAACCCGATGGGTGGCAAGGCTAAGGCTGGCTGCCCGAAGCAAAACCTGCAACAGACACTTGATTGCCTAACAAGTGAA GGTTTCTCCGTGTCCGTTTTTGAGGAGTTCGCCTCTCCGGTGGCGGCGACTCCGATCGCCCCAGGCGGGAACCGCAAGCTGAGGCTACTAACGCAGAttgtctcgccgtcttcgcctttgtATCTCCCCGCCCACATGCCGCTGTATGAGGGTGAAATCG gtgcacacacacaggatTCCCAACCTGTCTTTTCCTTGTATTACTCGCCAAGTGCGGGTTACGCTTGCGGAGAAATCGACGTTCCTCAGCGAACGCTACGCGTGGAAGGCGGCTTAACGGCCGAAGGCGTCGAGATGCGCATCGCGTCGGCCACCGGAGGGGTGCCTCGAGCCgagctgtatgtacaccagATGTCGGCGCTGGGTGCGCGAGACGGGACCACTCGGCTCGCACGCcggctctttccctcccttcaGAAAATATACCTGAGG TCTTCCGTGAATACACTCATCTTGGCCCACGTCGTTCAAGTGCGTTCCTTCTGTGGGCTTTTGCGGCTGGCCGTTTGCGGTATCCAGGACTACAGCTCGCCCTCAGCTTTCCACCGAGCCGTGCTTCGACACCTCACCGCATCCCTCCAGGTTCCTCACTCTGAGTTCACAATTCGCTCCCATCTGGACTACTTCTCCCCAGCGGCGGCAATTCCAGAGCCTGCAGCAAGTCCCTCAGATCTGGGCGTGATCAGCCCCTCAGACGTACCATCATCGCAgcctgcttcgccgtcgaCTCGTCACTCGACAGGCTTTCCACAGTGCAAGGAATCTGCTCCTGCAGCTGGACCTCCTCGGGCTGTCTTTGGTGCACCCACGGACACGCACCAAGACGcggcgcggcaggcgacagcCGCAGCGCTGGAGAGCTTTCCAGACACCAACCAGAGTGCGTCTTTGGCAAAGGCGCACCGCCACCGACCCCACCCTCTGTACGTGTCGACGGCGTCGCAACTCGGGCTTCTAAAGCCTTCCGGCCGACAAGGAAATACTGTCGCTTCCACGTCGTCCTTCCTTGTGCCGCCGCTGCATCTGGCCGCCTTGCCCCCTGGCGCTCCCGTCACGGCCACTCG CCGACTTTCGTCGACATTTATGAAGCACTTTTCCGACAGCACCTCGACCGCCGCAAGGGAGGCCGCGAATGTCTCAGGGGAGTCCGGAGACCGCCGAGACTCGCCGCCTCGAAAAAGCGCAATGCAGTCCGTCGCAAGCGATCGAGACTTGCCCGGGGCACCGCGCCCGCCGCGTCCTGCGCACAGCAGCGTAGAGGCAGGTGCGAGCGTCTTTGGTTCTGAAGCGAATCCAGCTTACGGGGACGAGTTTCCGCGTGAGGGGCCAGAGCTCGGCCAGGCCAGACGAGCCGAGAGACcggcagcgcatgcagcttgtgacgggggagacgcgcctgTGTTGCTTGTGCCGTCCGTGCGGGTCATGGACGCCGGCAAGCTTGTCCAAGTGATTTCGTCGCGATCC GCCAACAGTAGATTCTTCCTGGAGGTCTTGACCCTCCTTGCGCCGACGAGGTACTGCCTCCGGCGTTACCCGCCTTCCCTGCTGAAGCCGTTGCTGACCGTTTTGCAACacgagacgcagcagcaggTTTCACAGGAACGTTTCTTGGAAGGCGTCGAGAAGGCGATCGCTCTGATCGAACAG GTGATTCTTctagaagaggaagaacaagaggcaGCTGCTGAGGGGGCTGCCCTAGCAGCGATTGCAGCCGCGGAACACATGAGTCGCCTCGCAGCTGCAACCGAGCTGCATGATTTTCAGTCTCTGCAGTCGGGCGACCCTTCGGCTTTTGCGCTTTCCAACGAAGACCTCCAGAGGGCCGCCGACGCAACCGCCACGGCGgcagccgccgcgcgcgcggtgGAAGAGGCCGCGGCGGCTCGGGAGGCTGCGGCAGAGGCGGCCGCTCGCGCGCTGGCGACAGTCGCGGGTGGGCACGCGACCAGTAGCAGCACGCGCGGGTTGTTGCCGATCCTCGATGACTATTTCCGCCGCATG GAACGCTTCCGCGGCCACATTCAGCCGTTCTGCGTTCCGTACGCCCACGCGGTTGTGGCGGCTGCCGTTGACGACCTGCTCGTGGCGATTTTCGAGGACTTTGCTGGCGTTGCGTCGATGCCGCCGCTTCCCGCCGTCTGTGCTCTTGAAGATTTCCTTCCTGGCAGAGAGCAGGCGAGCGCGGGCCAGAAGACCCTGCTGACGGCTCGGGATGTCATCGACCTTTTCACTGCAACCGAGCGGCGACAGTCCCCCAAGgcttctgcgcctgcgccgtcctcgcgcgTTGCCCAGCTGTTGGAGAAGCAGGGGAAAGACAGCCTTCACATTCCTCCCGCGACGTTGTTCTCGAGCATTGCGGCGCTCCTGCGCCAGCGCCTGGCCGTGCCCGCCGCGCCGCGTGCGCCGACGGGGTCGGGGCCGCCAGGGCGGCAGAtcggcgacgcagcctggcctcgcgttctcgccgcgctgcAGAAACGGCTGTGGGGCGATACGTTGAACGAGTCGGTGTATTtgaaaaaggggaaacctCCGCTGGAACCTTTGAAGGCGGCAGGCAGgaacgggcgagagagacgagcggccAACGGGAGTCGTTTTGGCGCGCAGACCGAAATCTCGGACGCGGTGGACGACCCAGATGGGAGTGTCGCGACAGACAGCCACGCCGCGACCGGGTTCTGGAATGACGGTTTCGAGGACACTGCACGGTTTCAACACGCGGCCGCGTTGCCGCCTGAGGTTCCAAGCCCGCACGCCGAGATGACTCGCATCTCGCCGGGGCCGGAGtccgaaggagaaggcggcaacGCCGGGCGAGAAGCTACCGCAGAACACTTGCAACCTGGCAAGGGACGGAGCGCCGTGGACGCCCATTGGAGCAAGACGCCAGAACACCCCCGG GACCGACACGGTCACCAGATTGCCTCCGCATGGACGACGCCTCGTGTAGCCGCCTGCTCGCGCGCGTACACGGCCGCCAAGAATttcgcagcagctgcggtcGAGAAGCGGCTGCGAGAGCTGAGCCAGGAACTCCAACCGTTGCTCCCCGACATTTTGTTGGCAGCACACCTCATCATCATTGTGCAG AGCCTCAGCCAGCACTCGACGTTTGCCGCCATGCGCGGATGGCAACTGCCGCGACTGCTGAACCCGAACTCCCCGGCGGAGCTCAAGGTCGACACTCTCACACCGTACTACATGCCTAGACCTGATATGCAGACGCTTCGCCGGCAGCGCGCCCTCCAAAAGGAACAAGCGGAGGCGTTGCATGCACAAGCGGAGGCGTTGCATGCACAAGCGGAggcgttgcatgcacatgagcagacagcgagcgaggcaggcgactcGACGCAGGAGCGAGGGCATCGAGCTGGCGGCAAGATGTTTGCGAACGTGCCGACATTCCCAGCCTCGCGCGGAGGTCTGCCGGTGCAGGTTTCGGGGGAAACGGAGTTGGTGGCCGAGCCGTCGGAGCGCGACGATTCGgttcgcgagaagaagccagCCTCAAAGGACCGGGAGGCTGTGAGCTACTCCTTCGACATGCAAGGCCTGTTTGTTTTGACGGGCGAGAACATGGCTGGGAAAAGCACCTTTTGTCGGTCTGTGCTCGcgctcgtcgtcctcgcgaATGCCG GTACAACGGTGCCGAGGTACGGGGCGTTCTTGGCGTCGTCGTACATGGCCCACGACTCTCCGCTGGAGAACAagtcgtttttcttcgaaGAGCTTTCTCAGCTCCACAACATTCTTTCCCAGGCGCGGAGCTACGACGGCACAATGCCGCCCGAGAAGCCGGCGCCTGTTCCCACCTTCTCGCGCGCAGCCTTTTCCGCGGGCTCCGACCCCGGAGCGTCTCTCCGACTGGCGGCGCACGACGCCGCGCCGGCGACCACGCCGTTTGTGATTGTCGATGAACCCTGCAAAGGGACAGCGCCCAAGTGGGGAGCAG GGTTCGTCGGCGCCGCCTTGGAGCTCCTCTGTCGCGGGAGCACTCACGGCGTCCTGTCCACGCACCTGCACCATGAGCTCAGCCGCCTTCCGCTCGACCTTCATCCGAACGTTCGATTCAAGCGAATGGGCGTGCGCAGGCGACAGCTGGCCTCCTCCCTGGCGCTTCCGGGAAGCGCCGCCGGAATGCGAGTGCTGCCTGAGAGGCCGGGCGCGCATCTCGGCGAACTCCCACGTCCCTTTCATGCGCTGCTAGGGTCGTCAGAGACCAGTTCGCAGTCGGGGGAACCTCACTGCGACGATAGAGTCTACACGTACGAACTCCTAGACGGCATTTGCCGAGACAGCAACGCGATGCAAACCGCGTGGAAAGTGGGCATGCCTCCAGGTATCATCTCTCGGGCCAACGAACTGCAAGCGCACTTAGACGTGGCAGATCCGACGCGAGACCGCTGTGCGATCGGCGACTCCGGTGCGTCAGCGTTTCGCGAAAACACAGCTGTCTCGAGATCCGTTATCAAATCAGATGCGAGCGCTGGAAAGCGAAGCCCTGGAAACGCTGCCGAGAAGCGATTTCCTGAAGTGCACGAAATCGCGAATCCGGCGGCATTGTCGGGTGTACCCGCAGCGCCGTCGGCGGCGTCTGGGCATCAGGCCGCAAGCACTCAGGAAAAGCAGGCTACGGCGGCCGACACCTCGGAATCcccagagacgcgcgcgcgtcgcgagAACGCTCCTGAGCATACAGGCGCACCGGACGGGGAGTCGACGGCGTGTGGTGTCGCTTTAGACGAGGCTCACGGGATTCTCGCTTCGTCCGAACGGAGTGCGTCTGTGGTGAAGGCTTTTGCATCCTCCGCGATGGCCCTCCAGGCGCTCCTCCAGAGACTGCGCGCGGCACTGGTAGAAACGACCCAGGAACTGACCTCAAAACACGGTTGCGGCGACTGCGGTCGCCAGGAAGCACAGTCGACAGATCCCACGTTCCGGGCGGGGGCGAGAGCTGCCGAGCGCAGTGGCGCGTCGACCGCGACGcgtccgccgccgccggtGCTCCTGCTGCCGGCCTTgtccgcgcgtctcgccgcgccgccgccctgGCAAGATTGTTCCGCATGCGTTTACGTGCTCGTCGCGCCGTGCAGCGTCTCTCGCAgcgcgcagcggcgcgccgttctcgcgAACGGCGCTCTGGCTGCAGTCCCGGGGTCGCCTTCGGGCGGGGACTCCGGGCCCTCTGGTGCACTGGTGGACACGGCGGCGGCCTTTTGCGCGAATGTGTACGTTGGGGAGACGGAACGGCTCGAGACACGTCTACGGACGCATAGCCGTTCCACCCTTtgggcgcatgcgcgcgtgcTCGCAGTCCGAGTCAGGAGCAAGGCGGAAGCCAGAGAAATTGAGACAGCCTTGATTCGTAGactgaaggaagagaaaggtgtTGTGCTGCTGTCGCTGAAGGACGGGAACCGTCGCGCGTCCGGCCTGGGTCTCGGGGAAGAGACTGCAGCTGCCTATTTccaggaagggaaagaacaTTCCGATGCCTAG